A single window of Sphingobacterium sp. ML3W DNA harbors:
- a CDS encoding ABC transporter ATP-binding protein, protein MLQSSCQYVPFDKEVLGLPYIHTKNLSFSFSEKAEILAVDQADLGIQEGKITAIIGESGSGKSTLLRLIYGLLEPLQGEVRYKGWLVPTRKDKLIPGHQDMKLVSQGFDDLNTFANVWDNVASQLPNTNLEAKHNKTAAILKRLRIDHLAKKRIADISGGEKQRVAICRALVNDPKVLLMDEPFNQVDASFRDTLQQDIKQIVVDTGLTIILVSHDPTEVLALADDLIVMKDGRILDQGHPRDLYERPTNPYTAQLLAKSNILSSSEAQLLDIQGGSTIIIHQEWVSVHPSDSAHQFTLVDIRFRGFYYELVVSSGELHLHAITTDPVNMQVGAAVSITIQQYISL, encoded by the coding sequence ATGTTACAATCTTCTTGTCAATACGTACCCTTTGATAAAGAGGTCCTTGGACTTCCCTATATCCATACTAAAAATCTCAGTTTTTCATTTTCAGAAAAAGCAGAAATCTTAGCCGTAGATCAGGCAGACCTAGGAATTCAAGAAGGTAAAATCACAGCCATTATTGGAGAATCGGGAAGTGGGAAAAGTACCCTTCTTCGATTGATTTATGGCTTACTGGAACCCTTACAAGGTGAAGTTCGCTATAAAGGGTGGTTGGTGCCCACAAGAAAAGATAAATTAATACCAGGTCATCAAGATATGAAACTGGTATCTCAAGGTTTTGATGATTTAAACACATTTGCAAATGTTTGGGATAATGTTGCTTCGCAACTGCCAAACACGAATTTAGAAGCTAAGCACAATAAAACTGCTGCAATTTTGAAAAGATTGCGCATCGACCATCTCGCAAAAAAAAGAATTGCTGACATCAGTGGTGGTGAGAAACAACGCGTAGCCATCTGTAGAGCACTTGTCAATGATCCTAAAGTTCTATTAATGGACGAGCCTTTCAATCAGGTAGATGCTTCATTTAGGGACACCTTACAACAAGATATCAAGCAAATTGTAGTCGATACTGGTCTGACGATTATACTCGTATCGCATGACCCGACAGAAGTTCTTGCCTTGGCGGACGATCTTATTGTCATGAAAGATGGTCGCATTCTGGATCAAGGACATCCCCGCGACCTTTATGAAAGACCTACAAATCCGTACACAGCACAACTACTGGCGAAAAGCAATATCCTAAGTAGTTCCGAAGCTCAATTGCTCGATATCCAAGGCGGATCGACCATCATCATACATCAGGAATGGGTGTCTGTCCATCCTTCAGATAGCGCACATCAATTCACGTTAGTAGATATCCGTTTTAGAGGGTTCTATTATGAATTGGTCG
- a CDS encoding outer membrane beta-barrel protein has protein sequence MKKYIVSFAITGILICCMIGKSHAQQDSTKKINISTSILGKEDSDKADDKDKPAVSKYPRTFGGITFSRIDWGFSRLINDGSFTLNENNEFLEYKKASNFGFDIAQFGLRFSDQFKTYISTGFEWNYLRLKHNVLLDQDATPLDYSYPEDINYKKNVFTSTYLRVPLTFEFRSKKFKNGDRAKLAVGAMTGILLKGSQRLKSSAQGSQKFKDNYNLASFQYGAFARLGYDSMGVFVKYYFNDMFENSPNQDGLNNFTFGLTLGF, from the coding sequence ATGAAAAAATATATTGTATCGTTCGCAATCACCGGTATCCTAATTTGCTGCATGATAGGAAAATCTCATGCACAACAAGATAGCACTAAAAAAATAAATATTTCAACGAGTATTTTAGGTAAAGAAGATAGCGATAAAGCCGACGATAAAGACAAACCTGCTGTATCCAAATATCCAAGAACATTCGGAGGAATTACATTTTCTCGTATAGATTGGGGATTTTCAAGACTTATCAATGACGGTAGTTTTACCCTAAATGAAAATAACGAGTTTTTAGAATATAAAAAAGCATCCAATTTTGGTTTCGATATTGCGCAATTTGGCCTTAGATTTAGTGATCAATTCAAAACATATATATCGACAGGGTTCGAATGGAATTATTTAAGATTAAAACACAATGTTTTATTAGATCAGGATGCCACACCTTTAGACTATTCCTATCCTGAGGACATCAATTATAAGAAAAATGTGTTCACATCCACATACCTACGTGTTCCATTAACATTTGAATTCAGAAGTAAAAAATTCAAAAATGGTGATCGCGCCAAACTTGCCGTTGGCGCAATGACCGGAATCTTATTAAAAGGAAGTCAGCGTCTAAAAAGTAGTGCGCAAGGAAGTCAAAAATTTAAGGACAACTACAACCTCGCGAGTTTCCAATACGGGGCCTTTGCAAGGCTCGGTTATGATTCTATGGGAGTTTTTGTCAAATACTATTTCAACGATATGTTTGAAAATAGCCCAAATCAAGATGGTCTGAATAACTTTACTTTTGGTCTAACACTAGGTTTTTAG
- a CDS encoding RNA polymerase sigma factor, translated as MENLSIDSIWKKCLLGDRKAQFDLYQFFSKKMYAVCLRYAKDSLEAEDILQIGFVKVFSKAHLFSENGSLEGWIRKIMVNTAIETQRKNKISFVEPLESDGVLEITNTTHSDPLHYKDLMSLVHQLPVGYRTVFNLYAIEGYAHKEISEMLNISEGNSKSQLSRARQWLKTRLLKIEALTL; from the coding sequence TTGGAAAACCTAAGTATAGATTCAATATGGAAAAAATGTCTCCTAGGAGATAGAAAAGCACAATTTGATTTATACCAGTTTTTCTCTAAAAAAATGTATGCCGTCTGTTTACGCTATGCTAAAGATAGCTTAGAAGCTGAAGACATACTGCAGATCGGTTTTGTAAAAGTATTTTCTAAAGCGCATCTATTTTCAGAAAATGGATCTTTAGAAGGATGGATACGAAAGATTATGGTCAACACCGCAATTGAAACACAACGCAAAAATAAAATTAGTTTTGTAGAACCACTTGAAAGTGATGGTGTTCTTGAAATAACGAATACCACCCATAGTGATCCGCTACATTACAAAGACCTCATGTCTCTCGTCCATCAATTACCTGTTGGTTACCGTACCGTTTTTAATCTCTATGCCATCGAAGGATATGCTCATAAAGAAATTTCAGAGATGCTCAACATAAGTGAAGGAAACTCAAAGTCACAGTTATCTCGGGCAAGGCAATGGTTAAAAACAAGATTATTAAAAATTGAGGCATTAACATTATGA
- the tsaE gene encoding tRNA (adenosine(37)-N6)-threonylcarbamoyltransferase complex ATPase subunit type 1 TsaE: MVIEVNQLSELGHAAELILKSFPDDRVFLFYGNMGAGKTTFIKALCEALQVEDNTSSPTFSIVNEYHSAQGTIFHFDFYRIKEEEEAYDFGYEDYFYSGNYCFIEWPNKIPNLLPEDAKIIEIEITSPSSRKIIIK; the protein is encoded by the coding sequence ATGGTAATCGAAGTCAATCAACTATCGGAATTAGGTCATGCTGCAGAATTAATTTTAAAATCCTTTCCTGATGATCGTGTTTTTCTTTTTTATGGAAATATGGGTGCAGGAAAAACCACCTTTATTAAAGCCCTTTGCGAAGCCTTACAGGTGGAAGACAACACCTCTAGTCCCACATTTTCTATCGTAAATGAATATCATTCGGCTCAAGGTACAATCTTCCATTTCGATTTTTACAGGATAAAAGAAGAAGAAGAAGCTTACGATTTTGGTTATGAAGATTATTTCTACTCGGGGAATTATTGTTTCATTGAATGGCCTAACAAAATCCCAAACCTACTTCCTGAAGATGCTAAAATAATTGAAATTGAGATCACTTCTCCAAGCAGTCGAAAAATAATTATAAAATAG